One Helianthus annuus cultivar XRQ/B chromosome 12, HanXRQr2.0-SUNRISE, whole genome shotgun sequence genomic region harbors:
- the LOC110896164 gene encoding TATA-binding protein-associated factor 2N → MAEEHLDFGDEEFGGSQKMQYHGDGAIPALADDEIVGEDDEYDDLYNDVNVGENFLQMQRAAELLPSANAGNGKFHDQKPNVVETQPEPTSQDLNINTNIPKPVYPSTGLSKEGLTVDLSQKRMVPQVSNDTGFHAPQNSLVEPVPGPVGNESGPMLNSNISHDPAGVGGPQMPGHQMGVNQVRPPADNGATTLFVGELHWWTTDAELENVLSQYGRVKEIKFFDERASGKSKGYCQVDFYDSGSAAACKDGMNGYVFNGRPCVVAFASPQTIRQMGASYGNKNQGPTIQSQAEPPGRRPANDMAGRGGGNNFSGGDTGRNYGRGNWGRGGGQGGMNRGNMRGRGGMGPKNMNTPGFGNGPAGGGYGGPGFGGPPGGFMPPQGMMGGGFDPTYMGRGAGYGGFPGSGFPGMMPQFPGVNTMGLAGVAPHVNPAFFGRGMGGGGMGMMGTGGMEGPQAGMWGDTSMGGGWNGEEQGQGQRTRESSYGGEDGGSEYGYGGGETSHEKVTTNRSNAVSREKEREWSGNSEKKHREERDPDRDRDRYNKDYKYKEEKDSYRDHHRQKDRTTDYDDDWEHGGRSSTRSRSRSRAMPAEDDHHHHRSRSRDADYGKRRRMRSD, encoded by the coding sequence ATGGCTGAAGAACATTTAGATTTTGGAGATGAGGAATTTGGCGGGTCTCAGAAGATGCAATATCATGGCGATGGGGCAATCCCTGCACTTGCAGATGATGAGATTGTAGGTGAAGATGACGAATATGATGATCTGTACAATGATGTTAATGTTGGTGAAAATTTTCTTCAAATGCAACGTGCTGCTGAGTTACTACCATCTGCTAATGCTGGAAACGGAAAATTCCATGATCAAAAACCCAATGTTGTGGAAACACAACCCGAACCTACGTCACAAGACTTAAATATAAACACAAACATACCCAAACCCGTTTATCCAAGTACTGGCTTGAGTAAAGAAGGGCTGACCGTTGACCTTTCGCAAAAAAGAATGGTTCCTCAAGTGAGTAACGATACAGGTTTTCACGCCCCCCAAAACTCCCTGGTTGAACCCGTTCCGGGGCCCGTTGGAAATGAATCTGGACCTATGTTAAATTCAAATATAAGTCATGATCCAGCTGGCGTTGGCGGTCCTCAAATGCCAGGTCATCAGATGGGTGTGAATCAAGTTCGACCACCAGCAGACAATGGTGCGACCACTCTGTTTGTTGGTGAGCTACACTGGTGGACAACAGATGCAGAGCTGGAAAATGTTTTATCTCAATACGGAAGAGTAAAAGAAATAAAGTTTTTTGATGAACGGGCTAGTGGAAAGTCGAAGGGATATTGTCAAGTTGACTTTTATGATTCAGGTTCGGCTGCTGCTTGTAAAGACGGGATGAACGGTTATGTTTTCAATGGAAGACCATGTGTGGTGGCATTTGCTTCCCCTCAGACTATAAGACAAATGGGTGCTTCTTATGGTAACAAAAATCAAGGACCAACCATTCAGTCCCAGGCGGAACCACCAGGGCGGAGACCGGCGAATGACATGGCGGGAAGAGGCGGTGGGAATAATTTTTCCGGCGGAGATACAGGGCGTAATTACGGGCGGGGTAACTGGGGCCGAGGAGGAGGGCAGGGGGGTATGAATCGGGGGAATATGAGAGGTAGAGGGGGTATGGGACCAAAGAATATGAACACACCTGGGTTTGGAAATGGTCCAGCTGGTGGCGGTTATGGGGGCCCGGGTTTCGGCGGCCCTCCTGGTGGGTTCATGCCGCCTCAAGGTATGATGGGTGGTGGTTTTGATCCGACGTATATGGGTCGTGGAGCGGGTTACGGTGGTTTTCCAGGATCCGGTTTTCCCGGTATGATGCCACAGTTTCCGGGTGTTAATACGATGGGACTTGCTGGGGTGGCACCGCATGTGAACCCCGCTTTCTTTGGGCGGGGGATGGGTGGCGGTGGTATGGGGATGATGGGTACTGGTGGGATGGAGGGACCTCAAGCAGGAATGTGGGGTGACACTAGTATGGGTGGGGGGTGGAATGGAGAAGAACAAGGTCAAGGTCAAAGAACTCGAGAGTCAAGTTACGGTGGTGAAGATGGCGGTTCAGAATACGGGTATGGTGGCGGTGAGACTAGCCATGAAAAAGTAACGACCAATAGGTCAAACGCTGTTTCTCGTGAAAAAGAGCGTGAATGGTCTGGAAATTCAGAGAAAAAGCACCGTGAAGAGCGGGACCCGGACCGTGATCGTGATCGTTACAACAAAGATTACAAATACAAAGAGGAAAAAGACAGTTACCGGGACCACCACCGTCAGAAGGACCGCACCACTGATTACGACGACGACTGGGAACATGGTGGTCGGTCTTCAACACGGTCCAGGAGCCGATCCCGAGCCATGCCTGCAGAagacgaccaccaccaccaccgttcaCGATCAAGGGACGCAGATTATGGGAAACGGAGACGCATGAGGTCAGATTAA
- the LOC110896163 gene encoding E3 ubiquitin-protein ligase HERC2 has translation MDATTSGTQSIQYPNIPDQPVSMPPSPSLNRQTRHCFGDATPGEFPLSANPSIVLHVLTGCNLDPQDLAKLEATCSFFRQPAHFAPDHELCLSELAALDMCEKRAIFKPMNLEKRQDLKLRCGGSWKLVLRFLLAGETCSRREKSQAIAGPGHSIAVTSKGSVYTFGSNSSGQLGHGTTEEESRPRLIRSLAGIRIIHAAAGAGRTMLISDSGQVYAFGKDSFGEAEYGAQGSKQVNTPQIVESLKDIFVVQAAIGNFFTAVLSREGRVYTFSWGKENKLGHQTEATDLEPRPLLGPLENIPVVQIVAGYCYLLALACQPTGMSVYSVGCGLGGKLGHGMKSDEKQPRLIEQFQTLNLQPMVVAAGAWHAAVVGTDGRVCTWGWGRYGCLGHGNEDCDSVPKVVESLSNVKAVHVATGDYTTFVVSNDGDVYSFGCGESSSLGHNTADVDAQGIQHAKILSPKLVTSLKQINERVVQVSLTNSIYWNAHTFALTETGKLYAFGAGDKGQLGVELVANQTERPTPERVEIDLS, from the exons ATGGATGCCACCACGAGTGGAACACAAAGTATTCAATACCCCAACATTCCCGATCAACCCGTTTCCATGCCCCCAAGTCCATCGTTAAATCGACAAACCCGGCATTGTTTCGGAGATGCAACACCAGGAGAATTTCCATTATCTGCAAACCCTTcaattgttcttcatgttctcACTGGTTGTAATCTTGACCCACAAGATCTAGCAAAACTAGAG GCTACATGTTCTTTCTTTAGGCAGCCTGCCCATTTTGCCCCTGATCATGAACTCTGTTTATCTGAGCTTGCGGCTCTTGATATGTGCGAAAAAAGAGCAATTTTTAAACCAATGAATTTAGAAAAACGCCAAGATTTGAAACTAAGATGTGGGGGTTCTTGGAAATTGGTTTTGAGATTCTTGTTGGCCGGAGAAACATGTTCTAGAAGGGAAAAATCTCAGGCTATAGCCGGGCCGGGCCATAGTATTGCCGTGACTTCAAAAGGGTCTGTTTATACTTTTGGGTCAAATAGCTCGGGCCAATTAGGTCATGGAACTACCGAAGAGGAGTCTCGGCCTCGCTTAATCAG ATCTTTGGCAGGAATACGTATAATACACGCAGCAGCAGGGGCGGGTCGAACAATGCTAATCAGTGATTCAGGGCAGGTTTACGCCTTTGGAAAAGACTCATTTGGGGAAGCAGAGTATGGAGCTCAAGGAAGTAAGCAAGTCAACACTCCTCAAATAGTCGAGTCTTtgaaagacatattcgtcgtacAAGCTGCTATTGGAAATTTCTTTACAGCTGTATTATCACGAGAAGGAAGAGTCTACACGTTTTCTTGGGGTAAAGAGAATAAACTCGGTCACCAGACCGAAGCAACCGATCTTGAACCACGCCCATTGTTGGGCCCACTTGAAAATATACCAGTGGTTCAGATTGTGGCTGGATATTGCTATCTTCTTGCTTTGGCTTGCCAACCTACTGGCAT GTCAGTGTACTCAGTCGGATGTGGGTTAGGAGGGAAATTAGGGCATGGGATGAAAAGCGATGAGAAACAGCCAAGACTGATAGAACAGTTTCAAACTTTAAACCTACAACCGATGGTGGTTGCAGCCGGTGCATGGCATGCAGCCGTGGTCGGGACTGATGGCAGGGTGTGCACATGGGGCTGGGGCCGATACGGTTGTTTAGGCCATGGGAATGAAGACTGTGATTCGGTTCCAAAAGTGGTTGAATCTTTAAGCAATGTAAAAGCTGTACATGTTGCTACAGGGGATTATACCACTTTTGTTGTTTCTAATGATGGGGATGTTTATTCTTTTGGATGTGGTGAATCGTCGAGTCTCGGGCATAATACTGCAGATGTTGATGCACAG GGGATTCAGCATGCTAAAATATTGAGCCCAAAGTTAGTGACATCATTAAAGCAAATTAACGAAAGGGTAGTACAAGTCAGCCTTACAAACTCTATCTATTGGAATGCGCACACATTTGCACTAACAGAAACAGGGAAACTATATGCATTTGGGGCGGGTGACAAAGGTCAGCTCGGTGTGGAACTTGTGGCTAACCAAACCGAAAGGCCGACCCCTGAACGGGTCGAGATTGATCTCAGTTAG